The DNA segment GTGTCGCCAGACCTAGGCAGGTGGCTATGGCGTTATCAAAAGAATTAACTAACCAGAGTTTGCCAGAAATTGGTGATGCATTTGGTGGTCGTGACCATACAACTGTTTTACACGCATGTCGTAAAATTGCGCAGTTGCGTGAAGAAAGTCATGACATTAAAGAAGATTATGCTAACTTGATAAGAACCTTATCTTCTTAATATCTGGGATATTGAACCAATGAAATTTTCAATTGATAGGGACGCCTTATTAAAACCGCTTCAACTAGTTAGTGGCGCGGTTGAAAGACGTCATAACTTGCCCATCTTGGCCAATTTACTCGTTGAAGTAAGTGGTCACTCACTTAAGATGACTGGTACCGATTTAGAAGTTGAGTTAGTCGGTGAGGTTCAGCTCGAAGGTGAGGTTGTTGAAGGTCGTACTACGGTCCCAGCGAAGAAGTTTTTGGATATCGTTAAGTCTCTACCTGATCAGGTTGAGCTTAAGATAGAGCAGCAAGAAAATCGTTTACTGTTACGTTCAGGCCGCAGTCGCTTTACCTTGGCTACATTGCCAGCTGAGGAGTATCCAAATGTCGATGCCTTTGAGGCTGAGATTGAGTTTACTCTGAAGCAGGGTACGATGAAGTCGTTGATCGACGCGACGCAATTCTCTATGGCTAACCAAGACGTACGTTATTACCTCAATGGTTTACTGCTTGAGACCGAAGGTAACGTATTGCGTGCCATTGCCACCGATGGGCATCGCTTGGCGCTAAGCCACCGTATGATCGAAGCCTCTCTACCAGAGAAGCAGGTGATTGTACCGCGTAAAGGCGTATTAGAGCTGATGCGCTCGTTTGAAGCTGACGATTTAGACGTCACTATTGCGATTGGCGATAATGCTATTAGAGCGACAACGGCGACGGCGGTATTTACCAGTAAGTTGGTTGATGGTCGCTTCCCAGATTATCGTCGTGTATTACCAAAAGGTGGCGACAAAATTGTTATAGCAAGCCGTCTGCAGCTAAAACAGGCATTATTGCGTGCTTCTATCCTGTCGAATGAGAAGTTCCGTGGTGTGCGGGTACAGCTGGAAAACAACCTTATTAAGATCACCGCTAATAACCCTGAACAGGAAGAGGCTGAAGAGATCTTAGATGTTGAATATGAGAATACACCGCTAGAGATTGGTTTTAACGTCAGTTATCTGCTTGATGTATTAAATAACCTGCCTTCAGACGATGTACGTATTACTTTGATAGATGGCAACTCAAGTGCGCTTATCGATAATCACATAGAGCAAGATTCTATGTATGTTGTAATGCCAATGAGGTTGTAGATATTTTCTTTAGCAAATATCTTATTCTTACCAATTAAAAGACTGATTAATCAGTCTTTTTTTGTTTCTAATGTTTAGCGTTTTTCTTGTCTTATTTTGGATTGAATCCGGGCTTTGATGTGGTCAATGGATATGCTAATCTATTTGGCTATTTTTCGTTTTAGCCTGCGTATTTATACTGTAGGTTGGAGCTACTTTTGGGTGTGAATTGAGTACTAAATGAGCCTGACGCGTCTTCATATCGAAACATTTCGAAATATCAGTTTGGCTCAGTTGGATCCCGGTGATGGTTTAAACCTCATATATGGTCAAAATGGTAGTGGCAAGACGAGTATTCTTGAGGCTATTTATTTTTTGGGTATGGGGCGTTCATTTAGAAGTCACCTGTCTCAACGAGTGATCCAACATAATGATGACAAATTAACCCTGTTTGCCAATTTAAGTGTCTGCGAGCAGGAAAGCAAAATCGGTTTGCGTCGTTTTAGAAATGGCGAGACTGAGGTCAAGATTAATGGCGATAACATAAAACGTTTATCGACTTTAGCTGAAACATTACCTATCCAGGTGATTACTCCTGAGAGTTTTTCACTGCTGTTTGAAGGCCCAAAGTCGAGGCGTCAGTTTATCGATTGGGGCGCATTTCATAGTGACAAAAGTTTTCATTTGGCATGGGCTAACGTAAGGCGAATTTTAAAGCAAAGAAATCAGCTACTTAAAAACCAAGTTTCCTACAGTCAGATACAATATTGGGATAAGGAACTAGTACGCTATTCTGAGCAGGTTACAGAGATACGTAAACAATATGTAGACTCGTTAAATGAACAACTTAAGGGTATAATCGGAGAGTTTTTACCTCTGGTTGAAGTTAAGGTTTCTTTTACCCGAGGCTGGGATAGTAAAACAGATTTTGGGCAGCTACTCGAGACGCAATATCTTCGAGATGTGGCGGCGGGTAATACCGGCAGTGGCCCCCATAAGGCTGATTTACGATTACGTGTTGGCGTCTTGCCTGTTCAAGATGCTTTATCCCGAGGACAATTGAAATTGTTAGTCTGTGCGCTGCGTATTGCACAGGGAAAGTTGTTAAAACAACAAACAGATAAAAATAGTATTTATCTGGTGGATGATCTTCCATCAGAATTAGATGCACAGCATAGAAAACTATTGTTGCAGCAATTAATGGATACCGGCGCGCAAGTTTTTGTCACCGCTATCGAGCCTGCAGCAATAGTCGATTCGTTAGCCACACCACCAAGTAAGATGTTCCATGTGGAACAGGGGTGTGTAACGGTAATTGATAAACCGACGAGAGAATAATATGTCAGAGAATAGTTACGATTCTTCGAGCATCAAGGTTCTAAAGGGCCTTGATGCGGTACGTAAGAGACCAGGAATGTACATCGGTGACACCGATGATGGTACAGGTCTACATCACATGGTATTCGAAGTGGTCGATAACTCTATCGATGAAGCGTTAGCGGGCCACTGTAACGACGTCATAATTACCATTCATGCCGATGGTTCTGTATCGGTTCGAGATGACGGCCGTGGTATTCCGGTATCGATCCATGAAGAGGAAGGT comes from the Shewanella halifaxensis HAW-EB4 genome and includes:
- the dnaN gene encoding DNA polymerase III subunit beta, yielding MKFSIDRDALLKPLQLVSGAVERRHNLPILANLLVEVSGHSLKMTGTDLEVELVGEVQLEGEVVEGRTTVPAKKFLDIVKSLPDQVELKIEQQENRLLLRSGRSRFTLATLPAEEYPNVDAFEAEIEFTLKQGTMKSLIDATQFSMANQDVRYYLNGLLLETEGNVLRAIATDGHRLALSHRMIEASLPEKQVIVPRKGVLELMRSFEADDLDVTIAIGDNAIRATTATAVFTSKLVDGRFPDYRRVLPKGGDKIVIASRLQLKQALLRASILSNEKFRGVRVQLENNLIKITANNPEQEEAEEILDVEYENTPLEIGFNVSYLLDVLNNLPSDDVRITLIDGNSSALIDNHIEQDSMYVVMPMRL
- the recF gene encoding DNA replication/repair protein RecF (All proteins in this family for which functions are known are DNA-binding proteins that assist the filamentation of RecA onto DNA for the initiation of recombination or recombinational repair.), coding for MSLTRLHIETFRNISLAQLDPGDGLNLIYGQNGSGKTSILEAIYFLGMGRSFRSHLSQRVIQHNDDKLTLFANLSVCEQESKIGLRRFRNGETEVKINGDNIKRLSTLAETLPIQVITPESFSLLFEGPKSRRQFIDWGAFHSDKSFHLAWANVRRILKQRNQLLKNQVSYSQIQYWDKELVRYSEQVTEIRKQYVDSLNEQLKGIIGEFLPLVEVKVSFTRGWDSKTDFGQLLETQYLRDVAAGNTGSGPHKADLRLRVGVLPVQDALSRGQLKLLVCALRIAQGKLLKQQTDKNSIYLVDDLPSELDAQHRKLLLQQLMDTGAQVFVTAIEPAAIVDSLATPPSKMFHVEQGCVTVIDKPTRE